One genomic window of Parasteatoda tepidariorum isolate YZ-2023 chromosome 9, CAS_Ptep_4.0, whole genome shotgun sequence includes the following:
- the LOC107437960 gene encoding stromal cell-derived factor 2, whose amino-acid sequence MYLNRLLSYSVTILINVFFLPSAFSDLYPHVTCGSVIKLINNQLKVRLHSHEVKYGSGSGQQSVTAITDTDDVNSHWVVKGKSGKTCKRGEPIPCGMTIRLEHLQTKKNLHSHHFHSPLSSNQEVSCFGENGEGDTGDHWVVTCSSDFWERNGNVRFKHADTDMWMAVSGNTYGRPIAGQREVCALPYSDSNCFWKTAEGVFIKPTDFSVGATGHIHTEL is encoded by the exons ATGTATTTAAATAGACTTTTAAGCTATTCAgtcactattttaataaatgttttctttttaccttCTGCGTTTTCAG atttatatcCTCATGTTACTTGTGGATCggtcataaaattaataaacaatcaaCTGAAAGTCCGGCTTCACTCTCATGAAGTTAAGTACGGCTCTGGCAGTGGTCAacag TCTGTTACTGCTATTACTGACACAGATGATGTGAATAGTCATTGGGTAGTCAAAGGAAAAAGTGGAAAAACATGTAAACGTGG gGAACCTATACCATGTGGAATGACTATAAGATTGGAACActtacaaactaaaaaaaatctccacAGTCACCATTTTCATTCACCTTTATCAAGTAACCAAGAAGTTAGCTGTTTTGGAGAAAATGGTGAAGGAGATACag GAGATCATTGGGTAGTCACCTGTAGTTCTGATTTTTGGGAAAGAAACGGAAATGTACGATTTAAGCATGCAGACACAGACAT GTGGATGGCCGTATCTGGTAATACTTATGGTCGACCCATTGCAGGCCAAAGAGAAGTTTGTGCTCTTCCTTATTCCGACAGTAATTGTTTCTGGAAAACTGCAGAAGGGGTATTTATTAAACCCACAGACTTTTCTGTCGGAGCAACTGGACATATTCATACAGAActgtaa